The nucleotide sequence AGCTCTACGTCGCCGACGGCTACGGCAACTGCCGGGTGCATCGTTTCACCGCGGACGGTGAGCTGATCGGGTCCTGGGGCTCGGTCGGCACCGGTCCCGGCGAGTTCCACCTGCCGCACGGGATCGACATCGGTCCGGACGCGCGGGTGTACGTCGCGGACCGGGAGAACGACCGGATCCAGATCTTCTCCCCCGACGGGGAGTTCCTCGAGCAGTGGACGGATCTGCAGCGGCCGTGCGACCTGGTGGTCGGCCGGGACGGCACGGTGTCCGTCGTCGAGCTGTGGCGACCCGCGGGTACCCGCTCGTTCGTGCACGGGGAGGTGACCGAGGACCTCCCGTCCCGGTTGTCCGTGCTCGACGCGCAGGGCAGGCCGCAGACGCGCGGGCACGGCTCGTTCATCGCGCCGCACGGCATCGCCCGCGACTCCACCGGCGCGCTCTACGTCGCCGAGGTGACCCACAGCTTCGCGATCGCCACCGGGCGGGTCGGCCCCGAGTACGCCGACCAGCTCTTCACCCGACTCATCCCGACCTTCGACGAGGAGACCCCATGAGGCGCGAACCCGGCCGGATTCTCACCACCCACGGCGGGAACCTGCCCCGCCCCGCCGACCTGGACGAGCTGATCGGCGACGGCGAGCCGTCGCGGGAACGGCTGCAGGAGCGGCTCCCCGGGGCCGTCGCCGAGGTCGTCGCCCAGCAGATCGACTGCGGGCTGGACGTGATCAACGACGGGGAGTACGTCAAGGCCGCGAACATGGCGGGCTACAGCGGCTACATCCACGCCAGGGTGACCGGCTGGGAGGTGCTGGACATCGACCCGGCGATCGGGCCGAAGCGAGCCTTCGTCGCCGCCCGGGACCAGGCCGACTTCCCCGGTACCTACGAGTCCGGGCTGTGGCTGACCGGCTCCGGCGGGCCGGTCCGGCCCGGTTTCGCCACGCCCGGCGCCGCGCCGCGCCTGCCGACCACCGAGCGCGTCTGCACCGGCCCGATCCGCTACACCGGCCACGACGCGATCGCCGCCGACGTGGCGGCGCTGACGTCGGCGGTCGAGGGCAAGCCGGTGGACGGTTTCATCGCCGCGCTCGGCCCGCTCAGCCTCGGTGCCGGCGCGCGCAACGCGCACTACGCCGACGAGCAGGAATACATGTTCGCCGTCGCCGAGGCGCTCCGCGAGGAGTACAAGGCCGTCACCGACGCCGGCCTCGTCCTGCAGATCGACGAGCCGGAGTTCGCGACGACCTGGCAGTTCCATCCGGAGTGGACGGTCGAGGAGCTCCGCCGGTACCTGGAGTTCGCGGTGGAGGTGCTGAACCACGCGATCGCGGGGCTGCCGTCCGAGCAGATCCGGATGCACTCCTGCTGGGGCAGCGGGCACCGGCCGCACACCCAGGACATCGGGCTGGTGCACATCGCCGACCTGCTGGTGAAGGTGAACGCGGGCGCGTACGCGATCGAGTCGGGCAACGTCCGGCACGCGCACGAGTGGCGGGTCTGGCAGGACGTGAAGCTGCCGGAGGGCAAGATCCTCGCCCCCGGCGTCGTCAGCCACGCGACCGACCTGGTGGAACACCCCGAGCTGGTGGCCGAGCGGCTGGTCAACTTCGCGAGCGTGGTCGGTGCGGAGAACCTGCAGGCCGGAACCGACTGCGGCATCGGTTCGCGGGTCGGCCACGCCGAGATCGCCTGGGCGAAGCTCCGCTCGCTCGCCGAGGGTGCCGCGATCGCCGGTAAGCGTCTGCACCCGGCCTGACCGGTGGTCAGGTCCCGATCCCCCGAATTCCCGCACTGGCCAATGGAGGTCACGTGAGAGAGCACCGAAACCACCTTCGTCCGAGTCCCGGTCACCGACGTCCTGGTAGCCGACGCCCCGGTAGCCGGCGAGGCACGGTGTGCCGTGCGCTCGGCCTGCTGACCGTGTCCGCCCTGATCGTCGCGGGTTGCGGCGGCGGAGGCGGTGCGACGGAGCCGGGCGGCGGCGAGCACGACCCGAACGCGGTCTTCAAGTACGCGGTTCCGGGCATGCCCACCTCGTTCGATCCCCGGCAGGCCGCGCCGCTGGACCCGGTCTTCCTGGACGTGGTCTACGAGAGCCTGATCGGCCGCA is from Pseudonocardia autotrophica and encodes:
- a CDS encoding peptidyl-alpha-hydroxyglycine alpha-amidating lyase family protein, with amino-acid sequence MIAGWRADPRWAGRPAGPAYTDVTDTDTDADDHVYLLTRSDGQVIVRDPEGGFVRSWGRGMFTTPHGLTVGPDGSVYCVDAGDHTVRRFTPTGELLAVIGTAGTPSDTGYTSDRPVRVHSVERVRYPGDPFNRCTALAVAPNGELYVADGYGNCRVHRFTADGELIGSWGSVGTGPGEFHLPHGIDIGPDARVYVADRENDRIQIFSPDGEFLEQWTDLQRPCDLVVGRDGTVSVVELWRPAGTRSFVHGEVTEDLPSRLSVLDAQGRPQTRGHGSFIAPHGIARDSTGALYVAEVTHSFAIATGRVGPEYADQLFTRLIPTFDEETP
- a CDS encoding cobalamin-independent methionine synthase II family protein — encoded protein: MRREPGRILTTHGGNLPRPADLDELIGDGEPSRERLQERLPGAVAEVVAQQIDCGLDVINDGEYVKAANMAGYSGYIHARVTGWEVLDIDPAIGPKRAFVAARDQADFPGTYESGLWLTGSGGPVRPGFATPGAAPRLPTTERVCTGPIRYTGHDAIAADVAALTSAVEGKPVDGFIAALGPLSLGAGARNAHYADEQEYMFAVAEALREEYKAVTDAGLVLQIDEPEFATTWQFHPEWTVEELRRYLEFAVEVLNHAIAGLPSEQIRMHSCWGSGHRPHTQDIGLVHIADLLVKVNAGAYAIESGNVRHAHEWRVWQDVKLPEGKILAPGVVSHATDLVEHPELVAERLVNFASVVGAENLQAGTDCGIGSRVGHAEIAWAKLRSLAEGAAIAGKRLHPA